Genomic window (Aquimarina sp. BL5):
TAAAAACTTATAATACGCTTTAAGTGAAGATACTTTCCTGTTAATCGACCTATTCGAAACCCCTCCATCAACCAAACTCACAATCCAGGAACGTATTTGAGCATAATTTGATTTTGAAATATCTTTTTGATCGTATTCTTTTTCATAAAACACAACATAAGACATCAAATCTGTTTTATACGCAGTAACCGTATGAACTGAATACTTTCTTTCTAAAAGTAAATAATCTATAAATTCTTTAATAAACACAAAAAAACCATTAGAACACAAAAGTATAAAACTTTTGACATCTAATGGTTTAAAATTATATATACTGAAAAACGAAGTTTAATTCTTAAAAGAATTAAAGCATACAACGTCTCAACATGTTGTTTTAAATTTCCTCTTGGTCTCTTAAGTGCTGAATGTATTGCGCTTTTTGAACCTGAGCTCTGCGCTCAACAGAAGGCTTTGTGAACGCCTGACGCTTACGCAGCTGACGCATAGTTCCTGTTCTATCGAATTTACGCTTAAAACGTTTTAATGCTCTATCTATATTTTCTCCGTCTTTAACTGGTATAATTAACATAGTGTTACCTCCTTTCTTTAAAAATTAGGGTGCAAAGATAACACAAAAGTATTATCTACAAAGCTTTTTTCAAATAACTTAGTTATTATTTACTTATTTATCTTAAACCTCTTATAATCAAATAAAAAAAAGTTGGTTTTTAATCTGTCGAAAATGTTTTAACAGATTAAAAACCATCTTTTCATTTGGATATTACTTTTCTAAACTAGTAACAATCCTTTCATTATTTTAGAGACCATACAGTATACCCTTTTGGCGGTGCTTGGATCTTAACCCACTTCCCTCCTTGTGTAGTAGGCTCCCAACCAGAATTACCTGTATAATCTTTTATTGCTCTATTAGACCAGTTTGTCTGAATCCATCTTTCTTTCCAAGAGTTAGAATTATTGATATACACAATCAAACCATTTTTTCCTCCACCACCATTTCTTCTAGCTATATACTCGTCATTATCTGTCCAAAGATTAGAAGTATTACCACCAGCAAGGTTGTTATGAATCCAAATTAAGTTA
Coding sequences:
- the rpsU gene encoding 30S ribosomal protein S21, giving the protein MLIIPVKDGENIDRALKRFKRKFDRTGTMRQLRKRQAFTKPSVERRAQVQKAQYIQHLRDQEEI